In Antechinus flavipes isolate AdamAnt ecotype Samford, QLD, Australia chromosome 3, AdamAnt_v2, whole genome shotgun sequence, a genomic segment contains:
- the VWA1 gene encoding von Willebrand factor A domain-containing protein 1, with protein sequence MIVWAALGLLCLQLALGQSIPEPGPATHSPAAQGDLLFLLDSSASVSYYEFSRVKEFVGQLVQSLPLGSEAVQTSMVLVGSKPTVEFPFDQHRSGAAAQEAVRAAKQLMGDTNTGLALDLAKEQLLTGKAGARPGVRKVLVWVTDGGSSDEAQAPMQALKDMGVTVFIVSTGRGNFLDLSAAASQPPEKHLRFVDVDDLQIIVPELRGSILEAMRPQELHAAEVTSHSFRLVWPPLLSGDSGYYLLEVAPSADPGAKQSRHLLGNETSWFWDGLKPSTTYKVVLVPESNLHYLAPQTIQVTTLEEEISPSRILISHSKPQSFHVSWAPTPASVLRYEVLYGPLPGGEARLLEVPATENSTTLDNLSPNTTYLVTVAAIYRSGREKALSAKACTREVASKIGRLYFQSLGPSTVRASWDSAEGDVQGYRVRCRRQVGPPSLLSVSPQTHSVILTDLAAGTTNHVCVTPIYQNHTGPRSCQTVRMHPVTPAPEYRPT encoded by the exons ATGATTGTCTGGGCGGCCCTAGGCCTCCTCTGCCTGCAGCTGGCTTTGGGGCAGAGCATACCTGAGCCAG GCCCTGCCACACACTCTCCGGCTGCCCAGGGTGACCTCCTCTTCTTGCTGGACAGCTCAGCCAGCGTCTCCTACTACGAATTCTCTCGGGTGAAGGAGTTTGTGGGGCAGTTAGTGCAGTCACTGCCCTTGGGCTCAGAGGCTGTGCAAACCAGCATGGTACTTGTGGGCAGTAAGCCCACGGTCGAGTTCCCCTTTGACCAGCACCGCTCAGGAGCTGCCGCCCAGGAGGCCGTCCGGGCCGCCAAACAGCTGATGGGGGATACCAACACCGGGCTGGCCCTGGATCTGGCCAAAGAGCAGCTGCTCACCGGCAAGGCGGGCGCTCGGCCCGGCGTGCGCAAGGTGCTGGTGTGGGTGACCGACGGCGGCTCGAGCGACGAGGCGCAGGCCCCCATGCAGGCGCTCAAGGACATGGGGGTGACCGTCTTCATCGTCAGCACTGGCCGAGGCAACTTCCTGGACCTCTCTGCTGCCGCCTCCCAGCCCCCCGAGAAGCACCTGCGCTTTGTGGACGTGGATGATTTGCAAATTATCGTCCCTGAGCTGCGGGGCTCCATCCTTG AGGCAATGCGGCCCCAAGAACTTCATGCTGCCGAGGTGACATCTCATAGCTTCCGCCTGGTATGGCCACCCCTGCTGTCTGGTGACTCTGGCTACTACCTGTTGGAGGTGGCCCCCAGCGCTGACCCTGGCGCCAAGCAGAGCCGCCACTTGCTTGGGAATGAGACCAGCTGGTTCTGGGATGGCCTGAAACCCAGTACCACCTACAAGGTGGTCTTGGTGCCGGAGTCCAACCTACACTACCTGGCCCCACAGACTATTCAAGTCACTACCCTGGAAG AAGAGATCAGCCCATCCCGGATCCTCATCTCCCACTCAAAGCCTCAGAGCTTTCACGTGAGCTGGGCCCCGACTCCTGCGAGCGTGCTCCGGTACGAGGTCCTGTACGGACCCCTGCCTGGGGGTGAAGCCCGACTCCTCGAGGTGCCCGCCACCGAGAACAGCACCACGCTGGACAACCTGTCTCCCAACACCACCTACCTGGTCACCGTGGCTGCCATCTATCGCTCTGGCCGAGAGAAAGCTCTGTCGGCTAAGGCTTGTACGCGAGAAG TGGCCTCCAAGATTGGGCGCCTCTACTTCCAGAGCCTGGGCCCTAGCACCGTGAGGGCCTCATGGGACTCAGCAGAGGGCGACGTCCAGGGTTACCGGGTACGGTGCCGACGGCAGGTGGGGCCCCCGTCCCTTCTCAGCGTCTCGCCACAGACCCATAGCGTCATCCTCACGGACCTGGCCGCCGGCACCACCAACCACGTGTGTGTGACGCCCATCTACCAGAATCACACGGGGCCTCGCAGTTGCCAGACGGTCCGCATGCACCCTG tCACACCGGCTCCTGAGTATCGACCCACTTAG